From a single bacterium genomic region:
- a CDS encoding PBP1A family penicillin-binding protein codes for MFRRRRHKYYRTMPTTIYPSVVKTKKSKRQLGPIPKFILIGCLLSIFIIAGIGGGIIVSFLTHLPNLEPILKYEGIEVWKIPTKLYSLNNEVIAEFAEEKRELVSLEDIPQTLKDAVIAVEDNQFYKHKGVDIFGVLRAFVANIRHRKITQGGSTITQQLAKNLFLTQERTYRRKIQEILIALLIEQKLTKDEILERYFNKIYYGHGNYGVQSAAMYYFDKRVKELKLPEIAMLAGLPGSPVRYSPLVYPKRAINRQAFVLKRMEEEGFINSEQREMAQKAFATQVEIISKKKLAKTKTSINKAPYFTEYIRQILEEEYGSNALYTAGLNVYTTLDLEMQEAASQALQDGLRQLNQAKKSGEPQIEGALLAIDPGNGYIKAMVGGSGFSYENQLNRIYARRQAGSAFKPFIYAAAVDEGFTPISILDDSPRTYQGVKEGQVWEPSNYEGNYHGKVTLRSALEYSLNLATIDLLEKVGVRKVIEYARRMGIKGKFEQDLSLALGTKVVTPLEMTIAFGIFANQGIKVDPIAIKCLKDHNQNILEERTPDEERVLSPQTAYIITNLLEGVVTRGTAKYSVGNRINRVVAGKTGTTNDYVDAWFIGFTPELVASVWIGYDRGQRTLGYGQAGGVVAAPIWTSFMEKIQHLLEIQDFTVPSGVTFATVDPTTGLLATKYCPKTRSEIFIEGNSPTEYCHLHTEEGILEIGTETVSSSITPAEEENLEEFDKIRLEE; via the coding sequence ATGTTTAGACGACGAAGACATAAATATTACAGAACAATGCCAACAACTATTTACCCTTCAGTGGTTAAGACTAAAAAGTCAAAACGACAATTAGGACCTATCCCAAAATTTATCTTGATTGGGTGTTTATTAAGTATATTTATCATTGCTGGAATAGGAGGAGGAATAATTGTCTCCTTTCTAACACATCTACCTAATTTAGAGCCTATTTTAAAATATGAAGGTATAGAAGTCTGGAAAATTCCAACTAAACTTTATTCTTTAAATAATGAAGTAATCGCGGAATTTGCCGAAGAAAAAAGAGAATTAGTCAGTCTCGAAGACATCCCTCAAACATTAAAAGATGCCGTGATTGCTGTCGAAGATAATCAATTTTATAAACATAAAGGGGTAGATATCTTTGGTGTTTTAAGGGCGTTTGTGGCTAATATTCGTCACCGTAAAATAACCCAGGGTGGCAGCACGATTACCCAACAATTGGCAAAAAATCTGTTTTTAACCCAGGAACGAACTTATCGTCGAAAAATACAAGAGATATTAATTGCCCTCTTGATTGAGCAGAAATTAACTAAAGATGAAATTTTAGAGAGATATTTTAATAAAATATATTATGGCCATGGTAACTATGGAGTTCAGTCTGCGGCAATGTATTATTTTGATAAGCGGGTCAAGGAGTTAAAATTACCTGAAATTGCTATGCTTGCTGGACTGCCAGGTTCACCTGTCCGTTATTCACCCCTTGTTTATCCCAAAAGAGCAATCAATCGCCAGGCATTTGTCTTAAAACGAATGGAAGAAGAAGGATTTATCAATTCTGAACAAAGGGAGATGGCACAAAAGGCATTTGCCACTCAGGTAGAGATTATATCTAAAAAAAAATTGGCCAAAACAAAAACAAGTATTAATAAAGCCCCTTATTTTACGGAGTATATCCGACAAATACTCGAGGAAGAATATGGGAGTAATGCACTTTATACCGCTGGTTTAAATGTTTATACGACTTTAGATTTAGAGATGCAAGAAGCGGCATCTCAGGCTCTTCAGGATGGATTAAGGCAATTAAATCAAGCGAAGAAATCAGGTGAACCACAAATAGAAGGAGCACTTTTAGCCATTGACCCTGGAAATGGCTATATCAAGGCAATGGTTGGCGGAAGTGGTTTTTCCTACGAGAATCAGTTAAATCGAATATATGCCAGAAGGCAAGCAGGGTCTGCATTTAAACCATTTATTTATGCCGCGGCTGTTGACGAGGGATTTACACCAATAAGTATTTTAGATGATTCTCCCAGAACCTATCAGGGGGTTAAAGAAGGACAGGTTTGGGAACCAAGTAATTATGAAGGTAATTATCATGGTAAGGTGACATTAAGGTCTGCTCTGGAATATTCGCTTAATTTAGCCACGATTGATTTGTTGGAAAAGGTAGGTGTCCGAAAGGTAATTGAATATGCCCGTCGGATGGGGATTAAAGGTAAATTTGAGCAGGATTTATCACTGGCACTGGGAACAAAGGTGGTTACCCCATTAGAAATGACAATAGCCTTTGGTATCTTTGCTAACCAGGGAATTAAGGTTGACCCGATTGCTATAAAATGTCTCAAAGACCATAATCAAAATATATTAGAAGAAAGAACACCTGATGAAGAAAGGGTGCTTTCACCGCAAACAGCCTACATAATTACCAATTTGCTGGAAGGGGTAGTAACACGAGGCACGGCAAAATATTCGGTTGGAAACCGTATAAATAGAGTTGTTGCTGGTAAAACTGGCACAACCAATGATTATGTTGATGCCTGGTTTATTGGTTTTACACCAGAATTAGTAGCAAGTGTTTGGATTGGATATGACCGTGGCCAGCGAACATTAGGTTATGGTCAGGCAGGCGGAGTCGTTGCCGCACCTATCTGGACAAGTTTTATGGAAAAAATCCAGCATTTGTTGGAAATACAGGATTTCACGGTTCCCAGCGGGGTTACCTTTGCAACAGTTGACCCAACTACCGGTTTATTGGCAACGAAATATTGTCCCAAAACCAGGTCAGAGATATTTATTGAAGGCAATTCCCCAACCGAATATTGTCATCTCCATACAGAAGAAGGTATTCTGGAAATAGGAACAGAAACGGTTTCTTCTTCAATCACGCCTGCTGAAGAAGAGAATCTGGAGGAATTTGATAAAATCAGACTTGAAGAATAA